A genomic window from Parasteatoda tepidariorum isolate YZ-2023 chromosome 10, CAS_Ptep_4.0, whole genome shotgun sequence includes:
- the LOC139426727 gene encoding uncharacterized protein yields the protein MAEGVEISLFKLLISNEFSPQAEESTLPGNAGFTVGIVLRRTFLFANTMSAATDGPSAMVGRHRGFIALLKREIPDILTIHCVIHRNHLVGISEIVCMSHCNMFISAVNKIRSSILNDR from the exons ATGGCTGAAGgcgttgaaatttctttattcaaacttttgatATCGAATGAATTTTCTCCTCAAGCTGAGGAATCAACCTTGCCAGGTAATGCAGGCTTTACTGTAGGCATAGTTCTG agaagaaCATTCCTCTTTGCGAATACTATGTCTGCTGCCACTGATGGACCTTCTGCAATGGTGGGTCGACATCGTGGGTTTATCGCCCTTTTGAAAAGGGAGATACCagatattttaactattcattGCGTGATTCACAGGAATCATTTAGTTGGAATCTCAGAGATCGTTTGCATGAGTCATTGCAATATGTTCATCTCTGCTGTCAACAAAATTCGCAGTAGTATTCTCAACGATCGATGA